The DNA region TCCGCGTGATCGTCTCCCCACAGAACATTCAAAAAGTTAGACTTGATCCTGTTCCAGATTCTGTTGATGGCCTTAAGCTTGAACTCAAAAGCAAGCTCCAGCTGACAGATTCTTTTGACCTTCAATATGAAGATGAAGACTTCCATGATTTCTGTAACCTTACCTGCGTAGCTGATCTGCCCAAAGACAAGGTGACACTGAAGGTCATTTTCACCTGTCCAGATACACTGTCAGACTCTAGTTTAGACACTGCAATTTTAGGTGAATCGTCATCTACATCAACTTCTTCACCCAGCATCCATTCAGAGTTATCTGTCGCCCGTTCGCATCCATGGCCAACCACTTTTCCCATCCCTGTTTTTACTTATGATGTGGAGCTGAGGCTAAGACAAGGTAATGAGGCATTTCGAAAGGATGGAACACTTCTGTCAATTCCCAGAGACATGAAGATTGAAATTCTTGAGAAACTTGCAGAAAATATATACTCATACAAAGCCTATCCTGGGAATGAAGAGATTGAGAGTGTAGCGGCTGCATTAATTGAAAAACACCCCTGTCTCAAAGAGCCAAGCTCCACATCTGGGTGGTATGGGTGGAAAATTAGTTTGAAGTTTAAAATGGGCAACTACAGGCAAAAGCTGAGAGATGCTGGTTGTCAGGAACTGAAAGTGAATTCTGAAAGGAGAGGTCTTGGGGAGACCAGAGGAAAGAGAAACAAAGTCAAGAAACCAAGACGATGTGAAACTAATTTTCTACCAGATCTACCTCAGGGCAAAGACCGGGAAAGTCTAGAAAAGGAAAGAGAGCAAATGGCTGTGGAGATGACGAAGAGGACTCCAGACATCACATTTGTTGATGCTGCTATGAGCAGCACGTATTCTTTGAGAAGACAAGAAGTCGTTGATGAGGAGCCACCAGTGTCACAAATGAAAATCCGATGGCCAGCAATTTTCACGGAAAGACAGGTAAATTGTTTTCATTTCTGTGTGCTTTGAAGTAATCAGAAAATATTGGCCTGTGAAAGTTGTGCTGTTCtattagagcagtggttctcaactccgttcctggaggcccactgctctgcacattttgtatgtctctctcaTCTGACAAAATCAATTCAGttcatagagatctctactaatgagctgataatttgaatcaggtgtgttaaataagggatacatacaaaatatgcagagcagtgggcctccaggaataacgttgagAACCTCTGTATTAGAGGATAAAGGCAAATGTAATATCCTAAGATTATATGACCAGTTCTTTCATGTCaagtgacattttttttaaacttgttaatgttttaaGACTGTCACTGAGACCCTGGTATCTTTGTTcaatttgtaaatgtatttttgttttatagatCAGCAAAGAATTCACCAGGCTTGTGTCAAAGGACCTGAGCAAGTCCTTTTTGGAAGGCTTAGATGGCCATCTCTCGAAGCTGATACAGTTATTTCGGTCAAAGCGTTATGAGGACGTTCCAGAAATGACTTCCATACTGGAGAGCCTTGATAAGAATGTGAGtcaatttattttaaaccaGCCTTTCTCTCCccaaaatgacaattctgtgatcatttactcactacccagctaacagaaaaaaagttttaagaATGTTCCTTGAAAGTTCCCAACattcccaaaaacgttctgccaacgtaaaaagtgtccagttttcttgacgttctaagaacgtttttgtgttgtctgaacgttagaggaacgctacattttaccatttttaaatgttttgacaatgtcatgttttaatgctcacacaatgtttaaaacaacaactgtttattatattgacttatTTGCTTGTTATGttaatgatagagaaacattgcattttattattttaaaactgttatagaacatttctgaatgttcattaaatatattgctgtataaaacacaattcacttattaggtttagatgttgatgttttttttaagccacaattattgtgattagtgtttgatttagttggactcttgactttTTGCTTTGCTTGTTAACTTTGTCTTAATACAtcacatttgttatgaacatgtaaagttaatagtgtAATGATGTGGTGGTTGGTACATGATGGTAAAGATCATCTAATTAAAGTActaatgaaaagtttttttttttgtcaataaggtatatgagatccagcactttcacagcagtttttcattaaggagttttagaaactttgATTATTGATGTCTGTGCTTCAATAATCCGCATACAGCAGGTATTTTTGGGCAAAAGTTTCTAtaactccttaa from Paramisgurnus dabryanus chromosome 8, PD_genome_1.1, whole genome shotgun sequence includes:
- the LOC135770273 gene encoding uncharacterized protein, producing MLFRVIVSPQNIQKVRLDPVPDSVDGLKLELKSKLQLTDSFDLQYEDEDFHDFCNLTCVADLPKDKVTLKVIFTCPDTLSDSSLDTAILGESSSTSTSSPSIHSELSVARSHPWPTTFPIPVFTYDVELRLRQGNEAFRKDGTLLSIPRDMKIEILEKLAENIYSYKAYPGNEEIESVAAALIEKHPCLKEPSSTSGWYGWKISLKFKMGNYRQKLRDAGCQELKVNSERRGLGETRGKRNKVKKPRRCETNFLPDLPQGKDRESLEKEREQMAVEMTKRTPDITFVDAAMSSTYSLRRQEVVDEEPPVSQMKIRWPAIFTERQISKEFTRLVSKDLSKSFLEGLDGHLSKLIQLFRSKRYEDVPEMTSILESLDKNTTNQRMRTAALLGLPWYMRETPSKFMEICEPSDREEDVIKGVVIGILVVVENVMEPLPEFYNDVALVIEEEVVMRHLSDIPNAFLNLMGLVYALNLDYPKELKFTFEVIQRLFIGVGSESCTARVHSLKSKLLR